In Fervidobacterium nodosum Rt17-B1, one genomic interval encodes:
- a CDS encoding patatin-like phospholipase family protein, with translation MIGLALEAGGVKGFSHIATLKLFELCGKKPDIISGSSFGSIVGTLYALYQDSEKVYGVLAENITNFLKRKKFSNFKFFNFELILVESLVDLDDYYDFFKSLYGRAKFSDLKIPVDVVAFDMENLESIVINEGFLVDAVLASCTVPGVFEPTYIAGTKMLDGGVLSPVPVIELRNKGVERVVASIFEEPKNSYNTHMELMLYIDSIKGDIILQREIETADFVISYPISVQWTELEKYREVYNNALKIIYNRRDEFENFIGR, from the coding sequence ATGATAGGTTTAGCTTTGGAAGCTGGTGGGGTAAAAGGTTTTTCACATATAGCCACACTTAAATTATTTGAATTGTGTGGGAAGAAGCCAGACATAATTTCAGGTTCATCTTTTGGTTCAATTGTCGGGACTCTTTATGCACTCTATCAAGATTCTGAAAAAGTTTATGGAGTGTTGGCGGAAAATATAACAAACTTTTTAAAAAGGAAAAAATTTTCCAATTTCAAATTTTTCAATTTTGAATTAATCTTGGTGGAATCTCTTGTAGATCTCGATGATTATTACGATTTCTTTAAATCTCTCTACGGTCGAGCTAAGTTTTCTGATTTAAAAATTCCTGTTGATGTTGTTGCTTTTGATATGGAAAATCTTGAATCTATAGTTATTAACGAAGGATTTTTAGTCGATGCAGTCCTTGCCAGTTGCACAGTGCCAGGTGTCTTTGAACCAACTTATATTGCAGGTACCAAAATGTTAGATGGTGGTGTTCTATCACCAGTTCCAGTGATTGAACTAAGAAATAAAGGGGTTGAAAGAGTCGTTGCAAGTATTTTTGAGGAACCAAAAAATTCTTATAACACACATATGGAGCTAATGCTTTATATTGATTCAATTAAAGGAGATATAATTCTTCAAAGAGAAATAGAGACAGCGGATTTTGTGATTTCTTATCCAATCTCAGTTCAGTGGACTGAACTGGAAAAATACAGGGAAGTTTATAATAACGCTCTAAAAATAATTTACAATAGGAGAGATGAATTTGAAAATTTCATTGGGCGGTGA
- the miaA gene encoding tRNA (adenosine(37)-N6)-dimethylallyltransferase MiaA yields the protein MKRIIISGPTGVGKTDLIVEISKNLPIEVISMDSRQIYKYMDIGTAKPDPYQLMLVKHHMIDIIEPNEYFNAFLYQKMAKEIEKEILLRGKIPIYVGGTGLYIDALVKGFFEGVPRDENIRKELSKLNEQEPGILRKMLEEFDPEAASRIHPQDMKRTIRALEVYLKTGKRISELQKQDKSDDFVLIVLNTDRNILYERINIRAEKMIEHGLIDEVKELIEKYDKTLDTFKTIGYREIIDYLDGIYGLETAIHLIKRNTRHYARRQLIYLRRFKNSLWFDPLHSETKEKIVEIISGVYNELSQKKE from the coding sequence TTGAAGAGGATTATCATTTCTGGTCCCACTGGTGTTGGCAAGACAGACTTAATTGTTGAAATATCAAAAAATTTACCAATAGAAGTCATTTCCATGGATTCTAGGCAGATTTATAAGTATATGGATATAGGAACAGCTAAGCCTGACCCATATCAGTTGATGTTAGTTAAGCATCATATGATTGATATTATAGAACCTAATGAATATTTTAATGCCTTTTTGTACCAAAAAATGGCAAAGGAAATTGAAAAAGAAATCCTATTAAGAGGAAAAATCCCTATTTATGTTGGAGGTACTGGACTTTATATAGATGCTCTTGTAAAAGGTTTTTTTGAAGGAGTACCACGTGATGAAAATATCCGAAAAGAACTTAGTAAATTAAATGAACAAGAGCCAGGCATATTGAGAAAAATGCTTGAAGAATTTGATCCAGAAGCCGCAAGCAGAATACATCCACAAGACATGAAAAGAACCATCAGGGCATTGGAAGTTTATCTAAAAACGGGAAAGAGAATTTCTGAATTACAAAAACAAGATAAATCAGATGATTTTGTTTTAATTGTTTTGAATACAGACAGGAACATACTGTACGAACGTATCAACATTAGAGCTGAAAAAATGATCGAACACGGTTTAATAGACGAGGTTAAAGAACTCATAGAAAAATACGATAAAACACTCGATACCTTTAAAACTATTGGATACAGAGAGATAATAGATTATTTAGATGGTATATATGGTCTTGAGACTGCTATTCATCTCATCAAAAGAAACACAAGACATTACGCAAGAAGGCAGTTAATATACCTTAGAAGATTTAAAAACTCATTATGGTTTGATCCACTTCACTCTGAAACAAAAGAAAAAATCGTAGAGATAATTTCTGGTGTTTATAACGAATTATCTCAAAAAAAAGAATGA
- the dnaX gene encoding DNA polymerase III subunit gamma/tau: MEALYRKYRPKNFYDIVGQEHIKKLLTNALKLQKINHAYIFAGPRGTGKTTTARILAKSLNCEKNQFGEPCNECTSCQAIDNGSHLDVIELDAASNRGIDEIRKIKEGVNFTPVMGKYKVYIIDEVHMLTREAFNALLKTLEEPPQHIVFILATTNPEKIPPTIMSRCHVLEFRNISEENIISKLKSVCEKEGFDVTYEALKKIAKRAEGGLRDALSTLEQVIRYTGGEVTEKIVDEALGLISEETIEKFIEATLNNDRELIEKILNDIYIERGDFDTFINQLIEKTLEKKEDNMLKLASDFYNVLKEIRFAEEKLLIARLMFLSIANRYHGKYSNISNVASTARSSQDNVGTKQLSKNIQDEKITEQNENTLPQSEKMPSAQLNESVKNEDIQVDLKREEKEEKHLSQNVSQAKFLKQVTKELLEELKLNGDLSIFVGLSLATVYENEDSIKIIFDKSKQFSYEVIKEKRQEIELLYKNKSGLNRPVEVILSDEITDPVLEKLKMLFDDNKSSLGG; the protein is encoded by the coding sequence ATGGAAGCATTATACAGAAAATACAGACCCAAAAATTTTTACGATATTGTTGGTCAGGAACACATAAAAAAGCTTTTAACGAATGCTTTAAAACTTCAAAAGATAAATCATGCATATATCTTTGCTGGTCCAAGGGGGACAGGAAAAACCACTACCGCGAGGATATTAGCGAAATCTTTGAACTGTGAAAAAAATCAATTTGGTGAGCCATGTAACGAATGCACATCATGCCAAGCTATAGATAATGGTTCTCATCTTGATGTTATAGAGTTAGATGCTGCATCGAATAGAGGTATTGATGAAATAAGAAAGATAAAAGAAGGTGTAAATTTTACTCCCGTAATGGGAAAATACAAAGTATACATTATAGATGAAGTTCACATGCTCACAAGAGAAGCTTTCAATGCTCTTCTTAAAACATTAGAGGAACCACCACAACACATTGTTTTTATACTTGCAACAACCAATCCTGAAAAAATTCCTCCAACAATAATGTCAAGATGCCATGTACTTGAATTCAGAAACATATCTGAAGAAAACATAATAAGTAAATTAAAATCAGTTTGCGAAAAAGAAGGTTTTGACGTAACATATGAAGCTTTGAAGAAAATAGCAAAACGTGCTGAGGGTGGACTAAGGGATGCACTTTCAACGTTAGAGCAAGTCATTAGATATACAGGAGGAGAAGTTACCGAAAAAATAGTTGATGAAGCATTAGGACTTATAAGTGAAGAAACCATAGAAAAATTTATAGAAGCAACATTAAATAACGATAGAGAGTTGATCGAGAAAATATTGAATGATATTTACATAGAACGTGGTGACTTTGATACATTCATAAACCAATTGATTGAAAAAACTTTAGAGAAAAAAGAAGATAATATGTTAAAATTAGCAAGTGATTTTTATAATGTTTTGAAAGAAATCAGATTTGCAGAAGAGAAACTTTTAATTGCAAGGTTAATGTTCCTATCAATTGCTAATAGATATCACGGTAAATATTCGAATATTTCTAATGTTGCCTCAACTGCTCGATCTTCTCAGGACAATGTTGGTACTAAGCAACTTTCCAAGAATATTCAGGATGAAAAAATTACGGAACAAAATGAAAATACACTTCCACAAAGCGAAAAGATGCCATCAGCACAATTAAACGAAAGTGTGAAAAATGAAGACATTCAGGTTGACTTGAAGAGAGAAGAGAAAGAAGAGAAGCATTTATCTCAAAATGTTTCACAAGCTAAGTTCTTAAAACAAGTAACAAAAGAATTGTTAGAAGAACTCAAATTAAACGGCGATTTATCGATATTTGTTGGTTTATCATTGGCAACTGTATATGAAAATGAAGATAGTATAAAAATTATCTTTGACAAATCAAAACAGTTCAGTTATGAAGTAATAAAGGAGAAGAGGCAAGAAATAGAATTACTCTACAAAAATAAAAGTGGGTTAAACAGACCTGTTGAAGTTATCCTATCTGATGAGATTACAGATCCAGTTCTTGAAAAACTCAAAATGCTTTTTGATGACAACAAATCTTCCTTAGGAGGGTAA
- a CDS encoding type IV pilus twitching motility protein PilT, translating to MLNIYEIVSKARNMRASDVHLSVGNPPIVRVDGFLSRMQGYPIIEKSDLKEAIKHLMMEEGIASENMEVDFSFGFEDVRIRANLYYERGNPTLALRIITKKIRTFEELGLPPVLREFCERDTGLIIVTGPTGSGKSTTLAAMVDYINSKYAYHIITIEDPIEYIFENKNSLIHQREVGKDTESFADALKYALRQDPDIILVGEMRDLETISLALTAAETGHLVFATLHTNSAATAPERIVDVFPAHQQKQVSLQLANTLVGVVYQRLVPKKSSGVIPIVEVLVANIAVRNLIREGKIHQIESIMQTAQKQGNILFDDALLKAYFSNEITKESVIGFARNPEEVAKKIGWTGV from the coding sequence ATGTTAAACATTTACGAAATTGTTAGTAAGGCAAGAAATATGAGGGCCTCAGATGTTCACTTATCCGTTGGTAATCCACCAATTGTACGGGTTGATGGTTTTCTTTCAAGAATGCAGGGATATCCTATAATTGAAAAATCAGATTTAAAAGAGGCAATTAAGCACCTTATGATGGAAGAAGGTATTGCTTCCGAAAATATGGAAGTAGATTTTTCCTTTGGATTTGAAGACGTTAGAATAAGAGCAAATTTATACTATGAAAGAGGTAATCCGACGCTTGCTTTGAGAATTATAACAAAGAAAATAAGAACATTTGAAGAACTTGGTTTACCACCCGTTTTGAGAGAATTTTGTGAAAGAGATACAGGTTTAATAATTGTTACTGGTCCAACGGGAAGCGGTAAATCCACAACACTTGCTGCCATGGTAGATTATATAAACTCTAAATACGCTTATCATATAATCACTATAGAAGACCCTATTGAATATATTTTCGAAAACAAGAATTCTCTTATTCATCAAAGAGAAGTTGGTAAGGATACGGAAAGTTTTGCAGACGCTCTTAAATACGCTTTAAGACAAGATCCTGATATCATATTAGTTGGGGAAATGCGTGATCTCGAAACAATTTCGCTTGCACTTACCGCTGCAGAAACCGGGCACTTGGTCTTTGCAACGCTACATACTAACTCGGCAGCAACCGCCCCAGAAAGAATAGTCGATGTTTTCCCGGCACACCAACAAAAGCAAGTATCATTGCAACTTGCAAATACTCTTGTGGGGGTAGTTTACCAAAGACTTGTACCAAAGAAATCGTCTGGAGTAATACCGATAGTTGAAGTTCTCGTTGCCAACATAGCTGTCAGAAATTTAATAAGAGAGGGAAAAATACATCAAATAGAGAGTATAATGCAAACTGCTCAAAAGCAGGGAAATATATTATTTGACGATGCTTTACTTAAGGCTTACTTTTCAAATGAAATAACAAAGGAATCTGTGATTGGATTTGCACGCAATCCTGAGGAGGTGGCAAAGAAGATAGGATGGACAGGAGTTTAA
- the prfA gene encoding peptide chain release factor 1 — protein MESIRSWVKKTLEEIEKKMMENLELKEMIKISAEFTKFKEIDELINEYFNLLDEKELWEQEPGSEDEIAKLDSKIEKISNEIIALLLPDDEFRDRNVFLEIRAGTGGEEAALFAGDLLRMYLRYSERMGWSTEIIDESKSDLGGYKEVVVRIKGKNSGTYMKYERGVHRVQRIPVTESGGRIHTSTATVAVLPEMKDVDVYIDPKDIRIDTYRASGAGGQYVNKTESAIRITHIPTGIVVTCQSERSQHQNKEKAMMVLRAKLYELARKEQDEKLSSQRKNQIGSGERSEKIRTYNFPQNRVTDHRINLTIYNLQAVLDGDLDLIIPKLMQYDIEEQLRELGVIQSI, from the coding sequence ATGGAAAGTATCCGCAGTTGGGTGAAAAAAACTTTGGAAGAGATTGAAAAGAAAATGATGGAAAATTTGGAATTAAAGGAAATGATAAAAATCTCTGCAGAGTTTACTAAATTTAAAGAAATTGACGAACTTATAAATGAATATTTTAATCTATTAGATGAAAAAGAACTTTGGGAACAAGAACCAGGTAGTGAAGACGAAATAGCGAAATTGGATAGTAAAATAGAGAAGATATCAAACGAAATTATTGCATTACTTCTTCCAGATGACGAATTCAGAGATAGAAATGTATTTTTAGAAATTCGGGCAGGAACTGGTGGAGAAGAAGCAGCGTTATTTGCGGGTGATTTATTGAGAATGTATTTAAGATATTCTGAGAGAATGGGATGGAGTACTGAAATTATCGATGAAAGCAAATCAGATTTAGGTGGATACAAAGAAGTTGTAGTAAGAATAAAAGGAAAAAACAGTGGAACATACATGAAATACGAAAGAGGTGTACACAGGGTTCAAAGGATTCCTGTTACAGAATCTGGTGGAAGAATACACACTTCAACGGCAACGGTTGCTGTACTACCTGAAATGAAAGATGTCGACGTTTATATAGACCCAAAGGATATAAGAATAGATACCTACAGAGCATCTGGTGCGGGTGGGCAGTACGTTAATAAAACGGAATCTGCTATAAGAATTACTCATATACCCACTGGTATTGTTGTAACATGTCAATCTGAACGTTCACAACACCAAAATAAAGAGAAGGCTATGATGGTTTTAAGGGCAAAACTTTATGAACTCGCAAGAAAAGAGCAGGATGAAAAACTTTCTTCTCAGAGGAAGAATCAAATTGGCAGTGGTGAAAGAAGTGAGAAGATAAGAACATATAATTTCCCTCAAAATAGGGTGACAGATCACCGAATAAACTTGACGATATATAATCTTCAAGCAGTTTTAGATGGTGATTTAGATTTGATTATTCCAAAGCTTATGCAATATGATATAGAAGAACAATTGAGAGAACTTGGGGTAATTCAGTCAATCTAA
- the upp gene encoding uracil phosphoribosyltransferase, translated as MFVLYVVDHPLIKHKLTIMRKKETGPKEFRELLREITLLITYEATRHIPVYELEVETPLEKTKGYYINDKDIVVIPILRAGLGMVDGILELLPNASVGHIGIYRDPETLKAVDYYFKTPKLHDKSEIFILDPMLATGVSAIDAITKVKELGGKQITFISLISSPEGVKAIEKAHPDVNIYTASLDRELNDHGYILPGLGDAGDRLFRTK; from the coding sequence ATATTTGTGCTATATGTAGTTGATCACCCATTGATAAAGCATAAACTCACGATTATGAGAAAGAAAGAGACGGGTCCAAAAGAATTTAGGGAACTATTAAGAGAAATTACCCTTTTGATAACATACGAAGCTACACGTCACATACCAGTTTATGAATTGGAAGTTGAAACCCCGTTAGAAAAAACCAAGGGTTATTACATAAATGATAAAGATATTGTTGTTATACCCATATTACGTGCTGGACTTGGTATGGTTGATGGAATACTTGAATTGCTACCTAATGCGTCAGTTGGACATATAGGCATCTACCGCGATCCAGAAACGTTGAAAGCTGTTGATTATTATTTCAAAACTCCAAAGCTCCACGATAAAAGTGAAATCTTTATTCTTGATCCAATGTTGGCAACTGGAGTGTCTGCAATAGACGCAATAACAAAGGTTAAAGAACTCGGTGGAAAGCAAATCACATTCATATCTTTGATTTCCTCACCAGAAGGTGTAAAGGCTATCGAGAAGGCTCATCCGGATGTGAATATATATACCGCATCACTTGACAGAGAACTTAACGACCATGGTTACATATTACCTGGCCTTGGAGATGCCGGAGATAGATTATTCCGAACAAAGTAA
- the rho gene encoding transcription termination factor Rho, whose amino-acid sequence MKQLEDMTMKELYELARKYDIPRYTSMRKQDLIFEILEAKARAEGYFFGEGVLEIAPDGYGFLRSLETMLTGPKDIYVSQSQIRKFNLNTGDIVSGVIRPPKEGERFNAMIKIEAINYKPPEFANERVNFENLTPDYPKERYILETDKEVYSTRLIDLFAPIGKGQRGMIVAPPKAGKTTILKEIANGIARNHPDTIRIVLLIDERPEEVTDIKESVNAKVIAAPFDMPSDKQIKIAELTLEMCKRLVEYGNHVVVLLDSLTRLARVYNITVPPSGKLLSGGVDPAALYKPKHFFGAARNTREGGSLTIIATALIETGSKMDEVIFEEFKGTGNMELVLSRQLANKRIFPAINISLSGTRKEELLLSQNDLKKIWIIRRMLSSMSEEEGIKLILSKLKETKSNDEFLALVDAQKSV is encoded by the coding sequence ATGAAACAACTTGAAGATATGACAATGAAAGAACTTTATGAGCTTGCAAGAAAATACGATATACCAAGGTATACAAGTATGAGAAAACAGGATTTGATATTTGAAATTTTAGAAGCAAAAGCCAGAGCTGAGGGTTATTTCTTTGGAGAAGGAGTTTTAGAGATAGCCCCAGATGGTTATGGTTTTTTGCGTAGTTTAGAGACCATGCTTACAGGTCCAAAAGATATCTATGTATCACAATCTCAAATAAGAAAGTTCAATTTGAATACCGGTGACATCGTATCAGGAGTTATTCGACCACCAAAAGAAGGCGAACGTTTTAACGCAATGATAAAAATTGAAGCTATAAATTACAAGCCACCAGAATTTGCCAATGAAAGGGTGAATTTTGAGAACTTAACACCAGATTATCCAAAAGAGAGATATATACTCGAAACAGATAAAGAAGTATACTCAACAAGACTCATAGATTTATTTGCTCCCATTGGAAAGGGTCAAAGAGGGATGATAGTAGCTCCACCTAAAGCCGGTAAGACAACTATTTTGAAAGAAATAGCCAATGGAATCGCGAGAAACCATCCTGATACAATTAGAATAGTCCTCTTAATTGATGAACGACCTGAAGAAGTTACAGACATAAAAGAATCCGTTAATGCAAAAGTAATAGCAGCCCCGTTTGATATGCCTTCCGATAAGCAAATTAAAATTGCGGAATTAACCCTTGAAATGTGTAAAAGACTTGTTGAATATGGAAATCATGTGGTAGTTTTGCTTGATAGTTTAACACGCCTTGCAAGAGTTTACAACATTACTGTCCCACCGAGCGGAAAATTGTTAAGTGGTGGTGTTGACCCAGCTGCTTTGTATAAACCTAAACATTTCTTTGGTGCAGCGAGGAATACACGTGAAGGTGGAAGTCTAACGATAATTGCAACTGCACTTATAGAAACAGGTTCAAAGATGGATGAAGTCATTTTCGAAGAATTTAAAGGAACAGGAAATATGGAATTGGTTCTTTCAAGGCAACTTGCAAATAAAAGAATTTTTCCTGCCATTAATATCTCACTTTCAGGTACAAGAAAAGAAGAATTACTACTTAGCCAAAACGATCTTAAGAAGATATGGATAATCCGTAGAATGCTTAGTTCAATGTCTGAAGAAGAGGGAATTAAACTAATTTTATCTAAATTAAAAGAGACCAAATCAAATGATGAGTTTCTTGCCTTAGTGGATGCACAGAAAAGTGTTTAA
- a CDS encoding sulfide/dihydroorotate dehydrogenase-like FAD/NAD-binding protein has translation MFEHSDTINKIISKRKLSKGIHELWIFNPFVSKHTKPGQFVIIKVSEKGERIPLTIAETNGDNFRIVVKAVGKSTYELCSLKQGDILFDVAGPLGKPSEVKFYGNVLVIGGGVGIAAIYPIAKALKEVGNKLTVIIGARTIDDLIMKDEFEFADRVIKATDDGSSGQKGTVIDFMEEELRNSKYDIIWAVGPAIMMKFASEVADKHNLPIWVSLNSIMIDGTGMCGGCRTLIKNEKDGEIKYVCVDGPEFDGRYVDWDSFMKRLNQYKEQEKIAFERYLDQIGDISWL, from the coding sequence ATGTTTGAACATTCAGACACTATAAACAAAATAATATCCAAAAGAAAATTATCTAAAGGGATCCATGAACTATGGATTTTTAATCCTTTTGTCAGTAAACATACAAAACCAGGGCAGTTTGTCATTATTAAAGTTAGTGAAAAAGGCGAAAGAATACCTCTTACCATCGCTGAAACAAACGGAGACAATTTTAGAATTGTCGTTAAGGCTGTTGGTAAATCAACGTACGAATTGTGTTCATTAAAACAAGGAGATATATTATTTGATGTTGCTGGACCTCTTGGAAAACCTAGCGAGGTAAAATTTTATGGTAATGTGTTGGTAATTGGCGGTGGTGTTGGTATCGCGGCTATTTACCCAATAGCTAAAGCTTTAAAAGAAGTTGGCAATAAGTTAACCGTTATAATTGGTGCACGTACTATCGACGATTTGATTATGAAAGATGAGTTTGAGTTTGCAGATAGAGTAATAAAAGCAACAGATGATGGCTCATCTGGTCAGAAAGGTACAGTCATAGATTTTATGGAAGAAGAACTTAGAAATTCAAAATACGATATTATTTGGGCAGTTGGACCTGCGATTATGATGAAGTTTGCAAGCGAAGTTGCTGATAAACATAATCTACCAATATGGGTTTCATTAAATTCAATAATGATAGACGGAACAGGAATGTGTGGTGGATGTAGAACACTTATAAAAAATGAAAAAGATGGCGAGATAAAATACGTATGTGTGGATGGGCCAGAATTCGATGGGCGATATGTTGATTGGGATAGTTTTATGAAAAGATTGAATCAATACAAAGAACAGGAAAAAATTGCTTTTGAGAGATACCTTGACCAGATAGGTGATATATCATGGCTGTAA
- the gltA gene encoding NADPH-dependent glutamate synthase produces MAVRDRIEVLEQPAEQRKNNFNEVALGYNYDMAKEEAKRCLQCKVPTCISGCPVGIDIPGFIREIVKENLEGSFKILKSYNYLPAICGRVCPQEVQCEGACVLSKVGKPINIGALERFVADWASENNVQFENTEYSKEIIIKNNKKRVAIIGSGPAGLTVASELGKRGYQIDIYEALHEFGGVLIYGIPEFRLPKSIVKKEIFDLEKLGVNFLKNIPVGYAIPVHEILEDYDAVFVGVGAGTPKFMGIPGSELNGVYSANEFLTRVNLMRAYKFPEYDTPIRVGKKAVVVGGGNTAMDAARSALRLGADVTIVYRRTEAEMPARKAEIHHAKEEGIKILTLATPVKYVGDENGNLIAIECVRMELGEPDESGRRRPVFVNGSNFIIEADTVIEAIGTEANKFLLSQFPDLKTNKYGYIITNEYGQTSIPKVFAGGDIVTGSATVILAMGAGKSAAQGIQKFLED; encoded by the coding sequence ATGGCTGTAAGAGATAGAATAGAGGTCTTAGAACAACCAGCTGAGCAAAGGAAAAATAACTTTAATGAAGTAGCTTTAGGTTACAACTATGATATGGCAAAGGAAGAAGCAAAAAGATGTTTACAATGCAAAGTGCCTACGTGCATTTCGGGATGTCCTGTCGGAATAGATATTCCTGGATTCATAAGAGAAATCGTCAAAGAGAATTTAGAAGGCTCGTTTAAGATACTTAAATCATACAATTACCTTCCAGCTATCTGTGGAAGAGTATGCCCTCAGGAAGTTCAATGTGAAGGTGCATGTGTACTTAGTAAAGTAGGAAAACCTATAAATATAGGTGCTTTGGAACGTTTTGTCGCTGATTGGGCTTCTGAAAATAACGTACAATTTGAAAATACTGAATACAGTAAGGAAATTATTATAAAAAATAATAAAAAGAGAGTTGCGATAATTGGTTCAGGACCAGCTGGACTTACGGTTGCTTCGGAACTTGGGAAAAGAGGCTACCAAATTGATATATACGAAGCACTACATGAATTTGGTGGAGTGCTCATTTATGGAATCCCGGAGTTCAGGTTACCAAAATCGATCGTAAAGAAAGAGATATTTGACCTCGAAAAATTAGGTGTGAATTTTTTGAAAAATATACCGGTTGGTTACGCAATACCCGTTCACGAAATTCTTGAAGATTACGATGCGGTTTTTGTTGGTGTTGGTGCTGGTACACCAAAGTTTATGGGTATACCTGGTAGCGAATTAAATGGTGTTTACTCTGCGAATGAGTTTTTAACCCGTGTCAATCTAATGCGTGCCTATAAATTTCCAGAATATGACACACCTATAAGAGTTGGGAAAAAGGCCGTAGTTGTTGGTGGTGGAAACACAGCGATGGACGCGGCAAGAAGTGCGTTGAGATTAGGTGCAGATGTAACCATAGTTTATAGAAGAACAGAAGCTGAGATGCCTGCAAGAAAAGCAGAAATTCACCATGCCAAGGAAGAGGGGATAAAAATCTTAACGTTAGCTACCCCTGTAAAGTACGTCGGCGACGAAAATGGTAACCTCATAGCTATAGAGTGCGTAAGGATGGAACTTGGCGAACCAGACGAGAGTGGAAGAAGAAGACCCGTATTTGTAAACGGTAGTAATTTTATTATTGAAGCTGATACAGTAATTGAGGCAATTGGAACAGAAGCAAACAAATTCTTACTTTCTCAATTTCCCGATCTGAAAACTAATAAATACGGTTACATAATAACGAACGAATATGGACAAACAAGTATTCCAAAAGTATTTGCTGGTGGAGATATCGTAACTGGATCAGCAACAGTCATACTTGCAATGGGAGCAGGTAAAAGTGCTGCACAAGGAATTCAAAAATTTCTTGAAGATTGA
- a CDS encoding substrate-binding domain-containing protein: MANIREVAKLANVSIATVSRVLNGSDRVSEETRKRVLNAVKKLNYKPAFSFKEGTGRLLRTIGVLMPDIRGYHYSDIVMAIEEYAYTKQFDIMLALPKWEVDIEEHILDQYFRRKVDGIILGELFGGQKLIEKFTKSGVPVVLIDFRVDEIDFDVVNVDNVTGGYSAIKYLYVNGHRNILFIPGPEVSPAALDREKGIRKFVEKLPNRSEVNIYYGEHRGYNSEHGWVSVTQHLKKYGLNFTAIFAVNDWAALGAIDALKDHGIKVPDEVSIIGFDDAPFAQYTNPRLTTVMQPRWEMGVTAAQLLISRILDKKARLPRNIILPTKLIERESVKKIR; encoded by the coding sequence TTGGCAAATATACGCGAGGTCGCTAAGCTAGCTAATGTATCAATAGCAACCGTTTCAAGGGTTTTAAATGGAAGCGACAGAGTTTCCGAGGAAACAAGAAAGCGAGTTTTAAACGCGGTGAAAAAATTAAACTATAAGCCAGCGTTTTCATTTAAAGAAGGAACTGGAAGACTCCTTCGCACAATAGGAGTACTTATGCCAGACATAAGGGGTTACCATTACAGTGATATAGTAATGGCAATTGAGGAATATGCGTATACTAAACAATTCGATATTATGCTCGCACTTCCAAAATGGGAAGTTGATATCGAAGAACACATACTTGATCAGTACTTTCGCAGGAAGGTGGATGGAATTATATTAGGAGAGTTGTTTGGTGGTCAAAAATTAATCGAGAAATTTACAAAAAGCGGTGTTCCAGTTGTTTTAATAGATTTCCGAGTTGATGAAATCGACTTTGATGTTGTAAATGTTGATAATGTAACTGGTGGTTACTCAGCAATTAAATACCTCTACGTCAACGGTCACAGAAACATTTTATTTATTCCCGGTCCAGAAGTATCTCCAGCAGCATTAGATAGAGAAAAAGGAATAAGGAAATTCGTTGAAAAGTTGCCTAACAGAAGCGAAGTTAATATATACTATGGAGAACACAGAGGATATAATTCAGAGCACGGTTGGGTTAGCGTGACACAACATCTTAAGAAGTATGGTTTAAACTTCACCGCAATCTTTGCGGTAAACGATTGGGCTGCTTTAGGTGCCATAGATGCATTGAAAGACCATGGAATTAAAGTACCAGACGAAGTATCAATAATAGGGTTCGATGACGCTCCATTTGCACAGTATACTAACCCAAGGCTAACAACCGTTATGCAGCCAAGATGGGAAATGGGAGTTACTGCTGCCCAATTGCTCATCTCAAGAATACTTGATAAAAAAGCAAGATTGCCACGAAACATAATATTGCCAACAAAATTGATAGAACGTGAATCAGTGAAAAAAATACGGTAA